GGCGAGCACCTTCATGACCGGCCTCCCGCGCTGGCGAGCGCAGCGGCCCGCGCACGGGGAACGGCGGCATGCAACGCTTCGACCGCACGGTCTACGTCCGAGGGCACCGAGGTGTGGCCGAAGGTGAATCGCAAGGATCCACGCGCGACTTCGGGATCGATCCCCATTTCGATGAGCACATGTGAGGGCCGCGCGACGCCCGCGGTGCAGGCGGAGCCGGTAGAACACTCGATGCCATTGGCGTCCAACAACATCAGCAGGGAGTCGCCCTCGCAACCGGCAAACGTGAAATGAGCGTTTCCTGGCAATCTGCCGCATCCGGGCGCACCGTTGAGCGTGGAACCCTCGATCTGCGCCAGCACATGATCGATCAGCGCATCGCGCAGGGCCGCCAACGCCACAGCACCCTCACACCGTTCCGCGACGGCCTCCACGAGTGCCGTCGACATTGCCACGATGGCCGCGGTGTCAGGAGTGCCAGAACGGATATCGCGTTCGTGTCCACCGCCGTGTAACAAGGGGACACAAGCGGTTTCCCTTCGAAGTAGCAGCGCGCCGACGCCCATGGGGCCGCCGAACTTGTGCGCGGCCACGCTCATCGCCGACAGCCCGCTGAGCGCGAAATCGACATCCAGCTGACCCACCGCGCCGATGGCATCGCTGTGCATGGGGATATCGAATTCGGAAGCGATGGAGGCCAGTTCACAGATCGGGTTGATGGTGCCGACCTCGTTGTTGGCCCACATCACCGTGATAAGTGCGACGTCGTCGTGCTCGGCAAGGGCCGCGCGCAGCGCCCCGGGCGTCACGGTGCCGGCCTCGTCGACGGGCAACCAGGTGATCTCGGCGCCCTCGTGGTCGGAGAGCCACTGCACGGCATCCAGCACCGCATGGTGCTCGACGGCACTGGCGATGATTCGTCTGCGTCGCGGATCGGTGTCGCGGCGCGCCCAGTAGATGCCCTTGACGGCGAGGTTGTCACTCTCGGTGCCACCGGCGGTGAAGATCACCTCGGAGGGCCGGGCGCCCAGGGCCGCGGCGATTGACTCACGCGATTCCTCCACCCGCCGGCGGGCGTCACGGCCCGCACCGTGCAACGAGGCGGCGTTCCCGGTCTGCGCCATGGTGGCGGCCATCGCCTCGATGGCGGCCGGGCGCATCGGGGTGGTTGCGGCGTGGTCCAGGTAGACCACACCTTCAGCTGGGGTTCGAGCAGCAGACATAACGCATCCAGGATAGGTCCCACCCAGGTGGGCTCGTCCAATCGCGTCAGGCTGCGATCGGCTCCGGGCGCTCCGGGTGGCTGTGGATGTGCGGGGTTCGGTCGCCCGCTCGGACGGCGGCCTCACAGCGGCTGGCCAGATCACGGCGGCTCTCACCGGGCAATTGCAGCCCGGCCACCTGGATATGTGCCACGGTCATCCGCGTTGCCGTGAGTCGTCGGATGGACGCCATCAGGGTGTCCTCGCCGACATAGGCCGGAACGGTCGAGAGCTCGCCGTTGAGGTGCTGATACGTCAGCCGCAGCGGCTGCACCGGGCGCTGCGCGTCGATGGCTGCCTGGAACATCGCCGGGCGGAATGACCCGTACGCACGACCGCACCACGTGGTGCCCTCCGGGAATGCCACCACCGTCTGGCCGGCCTCCAACCGGGACGCGACAGTGTCGACCACCCGGGGCAGTGTGCGCAGGTTCCCCCGTTCGATCGGGATGACCCGCATCATCCGCGCGATGACGCCCAGTCCTGGCCAGTCGATCAGGTCAGCCCGGGCGACGAACGAGCCCGGGAGCACCGCTCCGATCGCGAAGACGTCGACCCAGGACACGTGCCCGGCGACCACCAGGGAACCCCGGATATCGCGAATCGGACCGCCGGAGACGCTGATGCGCACGCCGAGGCAGCGCAGCATCAACCGGCAGTAGCCACGCTGCCAGCGCACCCGTCCGGGCAGCGGTATCCCCAGCAAGGGTGCCAGGGTCAACAACGTGATCGCCATGGCGATACGCGTCGCGGTCCGAACGGTGCGCATCAGTCGCCCGGGCTCGTCGATGGGATTGGCCCGCATGCAGCTGTCGTCACAGGTTGCCTTCGGCAGCCAGGCGTGAGCGTATTCGGGTGCCATCGCTATTCCTGGCCGGCTGCCGCTGCCGAACCGATTTCCGATGCCGCCCCAACGGACCTCAGCCGCTTCAAGTACCGCACGTCGGCCTCGTCCTTGTTGAGCAGCGCCATGAAGTCGGCCACACCGAAGTCGGGGTCGTGCGCCGGCTCCCCGAGAACCTTGGCGCCGAGCCTCAGGTATCCCCGCATCAGTGCCGGCACCTGCACCTTGGCCGGCGGTTCGATGTCATCGAGGCCC
The nucleotide sequence above comes from Mycobacteroides saopaulense. Encoded proteins:
- a CDS encoding cysteine desulfurase family protein; translation: MSAARTPAEGVVYLDHAATTPMRPAAIEAMAATMAQTGNAASLHGAGRDARRRVEESRESIAAALGARPSEVIFTAGGTESDNLAVKGIYWARRDTDPRRRRIIASAVEHHAVLDAVQWLSDHEGAEITWLPVDEAGTVTPGALRAALAEHDDVALITVMWANNEVGTINPICELASIASEFDIPMHSDAIGAVGQLDVDFALSGLSAMSVAAHKFGGPMGVGALLLRRETACVPLLHGGGHERDIRSGTPDTAAIVAMSTALVEAVAERCEGAVALAALRDALIDHVLAQIEGSTLNGAPGCGRLPGNAHFTFAGCEGDSLLMLLDANGIECSTGSACTAGVARPSHVLIEMGIDPEVARGSLRFTFGHTSVPSDVDRAVEALHAAVPRARAAALASAGGRS
- a CDS encoding lysophospholipid acyltransferase family protein, producing MAPEYAHAWLPKATCDDSCMRANPIDEPGRLMRTVRTATRIAMAITLLTLAPLLGIPLPGRVRWQRGYCRLMLRCLGVRISVSGGPIRDIRGSLVVAGHVSWVDVFAIGAVLPGSFVARADLIDWPGLGVIARMMRVIPIERGNLRTLPRVVDTVASRLEAGQTVVAFPEGTTWCGRAYGSFRPAMFQAAIDAQRPVQPLRLTYQHLNGELSTVPAYVGEDTLMASIRRLTATRMTVAHIQVAGLQLPGESRRDLASRCEAAVRAGDRTPHIHSHPERPEPIAA